Genomic window (Deinococcus cellulosilyticus NBRC 106333 = KACC 11606):
CTGGAGACTACACATCCAATAAAAGCAAAGAAGAAAGACCTACACTCTGGTATGCCATTGAGAACCCCACCACGAAAGAAAAGATTTGGCCTTCTCCTCATGCAGTGTGGCGTTACACGCCAGAGCAACACCAGAAAAATGCTGAAGAAGGTCGGGTCTGGTGGGGAAAAGATGGAAAAAACTCTACTCCACGCTATAAACGTTACCTTTCTGAAGTAGGCGGAATCGTGCCTCGAACCATTTGGCCCCATCAGGAAGCAGGCCACAACCAGGACGCCGTTCGAGAATTGGCTGCCCTGTTTGGTGCTTCTCCCTTTGCCTCTCCCAAGCCCACAAAGCTCCTGGAAAGAATCATGCATGTTGCAGGATCACAAATGCACATGGACTTTTTTGCAGGATCAGGCACCACAGCACATGCAGCCATCAACCTGAGCAGATCGGGAGAAGCAAGGCACCGATTCCTGCTGGTCGAAATGGGTGAATATTTTGATGCAGTCACCCTCCAGCGCATCAGCAAAGTCATGTTCGCTCCCGAGTGGAAAGAAGGCAAACCCAACCCCATGCCCCAGTTTTCCAATGGTCTTTTGACCAACCATCCTGAGTGGGTGGAGCGCTCACCCCGTCTGGTTCAGGTCTTAAAGCTGGAATCTTTTGAAGACAGTCTGGATGCGCTGGAGTTGCCTCAAGAGAAGCAAGCCCGTGAGCAGAAGTTGCAGCAACTGTGGGGGGACAGGTACCTGCTGAATTACATGCTGAGTGACGTTACAGCAGGCAGCAGTGTACTGGTCGCCACCGACAGGTTTGCCCATCCCTGGTCTTACGAGCTGAGGGCAGGCCAGAAAGTGGACCTGCCAGAGACCTTCAACCTCCTGATTGGCCTGAAAGTGGCACAATGGCGCGAACTTCACCATGTTGACAGGCGTTACTTGCTGGTGCATGGGGTGCAGCATGGCTCTGAGCAGAGTACCCTGGTGGTCTGGCGGGACATCGAGAACCTTGATCCCGAAGCAGAACGGGAGTGGTTGCTGACTGAAATTGAAAACCTGGGTTGGAAGTGGGAGCAGTTTGACCAGATCTATGTGAATGCGGACTCTGTCCTTCCCCGTGCGGAAAGCCTGGACCAGAAGTTCAAGGACGAGATGATGTCGCGGGACAGGGCTTTCGTGGCCCTCACTTCCGGGGGTGTCCTTTGACCACCAGAGCAGGGAAACGCAAGAAAGCAGATCAGGTCGTTTTGCCCAAGTTGATACAACGTCTGGTGCTCCGTGATTTTCTGGCAAACAGGTTTGGTGGAGACCTTGACGGCCTGATGCACGCCCTGAAACAAACCCAGTCGGGCAGGCGTCAGGATGGGCAGAGCCACTTTCTGAGTGTGCTGGAAAGCCGCCAGAACATCAGTGTGGCTCAGGAGGACCTGTACCGGATGGACCTGAACCTGATGGCCCATCAGGAGCGACTGTCTCGGCACCGCAAGGATTTCCAGTTGCTGTACTTCCAGTACCTTTCTGCCCTGTTCGCCGAGTTGTACCTGACCTTGCTGACCCGCAATGAAGCCCAGTTGTTGCTGGATCTCAATGCATTTCGGGCAGCAGGTGATTGTCAAGATTTACCTGAATTTCAAGGCTCCGACCTGCGGACACTGGCTTTCTGGCTTGCGACTGGAGCAGGAAAAACCCTGCTGATGCACCTGGCACTGCTGCAGTTTGAAACATATGCAACAGAAGGGGTGGATGGCAAAAAACTCTTCACGCCAGATGCCCGGATTCTGGTGACCCCCAATGCTGGTCTGACCACGCAGCACCTGAAAGAGTTTGCCGAAAGTGGCATTGAGGCCCGCTATTATGACAGTGTTCCAGCAGGGTTCACAGGTGTGCAGGTGGTCGAAATCACCAAACTGCGCCCAGACAGCGAGAAACCCAAAAAGAGCAGCGTCACTGTGCCTGTCAGCCAGTTCTCTGGGGCCAACCTGGTTCTGGTGGATGAGGGGCACAAAGGCGCTGCCACAGCCAGTGACCTGAAAGAAGAAAACCGCTGGCGTTCCCTCCGGGAAGCCCTGGCAGGCCCGGAAGGGTTCACTCTGGAATACAGTGCCACTTTTGCCCAGGTCACCGAAACAGACAAGTCTGGTGACCTGCTGTACACCTATGCCAGAGCTGTGGCTTTTGAGTATGCTTATGGTCGCTTTTACCGGGATGGGTATGGCAAAGATTTCCGTTTCCTGAACATCAAAGACGATGGAGACCAGGTGCTCAGTGACAGGGTCATGCTGGCAGGTTTGCTGGCCCTCTTGAACAAGCGTCTGGCTTTCGACGCTTCACCAGAGCATGTCAGGACGTACAACCTGAAAGCACCCCTGATGATTTTTGTGGGGGCCACGGTCAGCGGCAAAGATGCAGACAGCGATGTTCCTGTGGTCCTGAAGCTGCTGG
Coding sequences:
- a CDS encoding DNA methyltransferase, with the translated sequence MWRYTPEQHQKNAEEGRVWWGKDGKNSTPRYKRYLSEVGGIVPRTIWPHQEAGHNQDAVRELAALFGASPFASPKPTKLLERIMHVAGSQMHMDFFAGSGTTAHAAINLSRSGEARHRFLLVEMGEYFDAVTLQRISKVMFAPEWKEGKPNPMPQFSNGLLTNHPEWVERSPRLVQVLKLESFEDSLDALELPQEKQAREQKLQQLWGDRYLLNYMLSDVTAGSSVLVATDRFAHPWSYELRAGQKVDLPETFNLLIGLKVAQWRELHHVDRRYLLVHGVQHGSEQSTLVVWRDIENLDPEAEREWLLTEIENLGWKWEQFDQIYVNADSVLPRAESLDQKFKDEMMSRDRAFVALTSGGVL